A stretch of Methanosphaerula palustris E1-9c DNA encodes these proteins:
- a CDS encoding PKD domain-containing protein, which translates to MISFHKPGEFLLILIIFIAALATPALAGLVLPTNTTVDSATVQAQTLSLPLSFIENHGQAADAVKYQVYADGHSLAFEPDRIVLTTSQVVNNTTQRSNVTMTFPGASTSPGITGTEPLPGKASFFLGSDSSKWQSDLPTYRSIRYQQLYPGIDLRYNGTEGVLKREFAVAAGADLNRIAIAYDGIDGLALTADGSLLINTSLGALTDQAPVAYQEIDGVKVPVNASYRLKDDSTVGFAVGKYDCSRPLIIDPTLLYSSYFGGSNMDCINRVRLDAAGNIYIAGYTLSTDIPLQNANQGSESGGSDAFVTELNPEGTAVLYSTYYGGSGNENAQGLSVDGAGNIYICGGTTSATDLPLQSPFQTAKNGTAAGFVAKIKPSNPPGSQLVFSTYLGSLDSNPGTASTTNTTGAISIVADQSGGAWVSGYTDCTNFPVTADAAQNKTGGWDDAYLARFASDGSLSYATYLGGSLNEGDSYLDSSSSTKCSMGLALDAAGNVYMGGYTKSLASANNFPITAGVFQPICGGNSGATASKYDGFVAKYTSSGSEVYVSYLGGSAADKIYDLAVDAAGAVYVTGFTNSLTAAYGWAGSGSVFLTKIDPSFVSLDYSTKFGGTGSSNPYGITVDGSGDAYVTGYSTSNDFTIMNGTAGATNSGRGFAVKYSPAGTMLYSTCIGLADSTTYFYGIAVNDAGDAVVGGMTQASNYPLTNSALQTTNRAITPYFDTGALSILTNKAVAGFTATPISGNAPLSVQFNDTSAGSPMDWSWDFGDTTTSTEQNPIKNYTSPGIYSVNLTVSNSLGSTHLLKTNYITVLDRPVMPVANFSANVTTGTTPLAVQFNDTSLGENLTNWSWAFGDGNTSTEQNPVNNYTAAGTYTVNLTVTNATGSDNTVKTNFITVTAPLTPTPTVTPAPGGVLPDYTGIYVRAANDGGIRWDTAGNGTYYINNNGGGLNAVHISTDPAVNAGQVTVSPAQSGTFYVTDSGGRGYQDEAVLMLAVNGTLPDDFAVRIKTSGYTWTPSSAAPSSDAYTYQATALDETFNKSDFVYGPQNWKPSGSNSLYPIFYGEDMASSDNQFSLAFIDTRAGLIGSKYTGYASLMNEGAVKVEYTFTNLTDSAAFNIYGWNNNAGGTGKSGMGWTNALTGLTASGYSVTAIPPAPVAGFTANITNGTAPLSVGFTDASTGSPMNWSWSFGDGNTSIEQNPSHTYASTGNYTVNLTATNAGGSNTSVKTNYITVTGSGTPMAPVAGFTANVTSGSLPLTVQFTDASTGSPTAWSWDFNNDGTVDATTQNPTFTYPKHGVYSVNLTVTNSDGTNTTIKSNYITVSGATTWTVGASGCDFTTLMDAMNSASVVDGDTVYVYNGTYIFPSTFSKSIILSGEDANSVTFDLNGNPATLTGTGTIIENVRFTNGLMSFPSQDLNNNFPAKDMIIRNCIFELMKVGWSGSRTTASDITLSGTNNTFSGNIFRNNAVYSLIYMTKGVNIVENNTFTNTNSPLYKGALVNRGVITIDNFATGSIIRNNSFSNNNIPSLELYGGGKPGAVYLNRFTAPAGINPIIMLGIGPSQFPWSTPTAVLYTYQNKQYTGVLGNYYSTYTGVDANGDGIGDTPYSMGYNQVDPAPLMAPVESYSPILPMPLAANFTSDVTTGTAPLSVGFTDQSTGSPTNWSWSFGDGNTSTVQNPVYTYAAAGNYTVNLTATNAGGSNTTTKTNYITVTGSETPTAPVANFNANVTNGAAPLSVGFTDLSTGSPTNWSWSFGDGNTATVQNPSHTYTAIGNYTVSLNVSNSDDYNISTKTDFIDVLNTNSAPLSNYRGINIRVANDEGVKYDVPGGVVASNTDGITYTYVPNTYFVNFRQNNGGLNPMHISSASNAWTAADITRTASQTGSFWITFSGGQKTAADGILMLAVNGSIPDDFKVHIRSSGNDFDPGTPGITNQDLPAVSTHLDGAVNQTFTKNDFVYGPQSWKPAGQPDYPIFGGEDQSDPANQYHLMFVDLRVGALQNASVPDNGMIKVDYEFTNLSSTAVFNTYGWFMQSNHGTGTIMTNDVTTSSYQVLGAPALTAPTANFTANVTNGTAPLSVGFTDASTGSPTNWSWNFGDGNTSTVQNPVYTYSVAGNYTVNLTATNAGGSNTTTKTNYITVTTPMTPAPVSNFSANITNGTAPLSVGFTDLSTGAPVTWSWNFGDGNTSTLQNPSHTYAAAGNYTVNLTATNAGGSNTTTKTNYITVTAAVTPTPTVTAPTGGVLPDYNNIFVTMANTGGIKYNAFGNNTYKIMFEGADRGLNALHISTDPAVNFGQVTQTAAQSGTFYATDSGGKGYEDEILLLVAVNGTVPDDFKLHVTADGYTWTPNPISNQPPTSSTYNGTTLDETFTKADLIYGPQVWKPTGNGYSYPIYYGQDTADTTNTFKLMFVDLNAGVLRPNAALTNQGAVRIHYSFENLTSLAAFNVYGYCQTSNNGSDMVAWSNSLMSDRTPSGYSVTAPLPAPVAGFSANVTNGTAPLSVQFTDLSTGTPTSWSWDFGDGTTSTTQSPSHTYVAAGNYSVNLTATNAGGSNTTTKTNYITVTTPVTPAPVANFNASVTNGTAPLSVGFTDQSTGTPTSWSWNFGDGNTSTVQNPSHTYTVAGNYTVNLTATNAGGSNTITKTNYITVTASESPSAPVANFNANITNGTVPLSVGFTDLSTGAPVTWSWNFGDGNTSTMQNPVHNYAAAGNYTVNLTATNAGGSNTTVRTNYITVHAVVPPTTEPTTAPTTTVPTTIPTTIATTIATTLPTTIPTTIATTIATTVPTKIPTTIPTTVTPTPTMQPVTANFTANVTTGQSPLSVQFTDLSTGTIRQYFWQFGDGGASFDKNPVHTYSAAGTYTVSLVAIGSTGAEVKTIPQYITVTGPGTPTVSPTVTTTTTAPTTTTTVTPTVTLTTATTTVTPLPTSSGHDLPIANFVVTYQAGAGSMGIQVTDATTNATTVKYDLGDGTITAYKNFKYTYWQPGTYTIKLIATNDAGSSTKTVTVTVPAGSPTTTTVTPTPTATVPVTPTVTQTPVNPNLPVANFTVTFPGGIGSMGIQVTNTAVNATSVHYNLGDGTTTAYPNFTYTYWQPGNYTINQTATNAAGSTTRTINVTVPAVATPTTIPTTTISPTVTGTAPVYNGTHTIPGQLQAEDYDLGGEGIAYHDTTAGNEGGVYRHDDVDIEQIDTDRSPSVGWTRAGEWLAYTVNINTAGTYTAGFRVASAHAGSSVQMYLDDGATPLAVVNVPNTGNDAAFQTLQVLVTLPAGQHRLVLKFPGNYANINWINFA; encoded by the coding sequence ATGATTAGTTTCCATAAACCAGGAGAGTTCCTTCTCATCCTGATCATCTTTATCGCCGCTCTGGCGACCCCGGCCCTGGCCGGACTTGTATTGCCCACGAATACTACAGTCGATTCTGCAACGGTGCAGGCTCAGACGCTCTCGCTCCCGCTCAGTTTCATCGAGAATCACGGTCAGGCGGCTGATGCGGTGAAGTATCAGGTGTATGCCGACGGGCACTCACTCGCCTTCGAACCCGATCGGATCGTGCTCACGACCAGTCAGGTCGTGAACAACACGACTCAGAGGAGCAATGTCACGATGACCTTCCCGGGCGCATCGACTTCCCCGGGGATCACCGGCACCGAACCCTTGCCGGGGAAGGCAAGTTTCTTCCTCGGGAGTGACTCGTCCAAGTGGCAGAGTGATCTGCCGACCTATAGATCGATCAGGTACCAGCAGTTATATCCGGGCATCGACCTCCGCTATAACGGGACCGAGGGGGTCTTGAAGCGTGAGTTCGCCGTCGCAGCAGGCGCCGATCTGAACCGGATCGCGATCGCCTACGACGGTATTGACGGACTGGCGCTCACAGCCGACGGTTCGCTCTTGATCAACACCTCCCTCGGCGCGCTGACCGATCAGGCCCCGGTCGCTTACCAGGAGATCGATGGCGTGAAGGTACCGGTCAATGCCTCGTACCGTCTGAAGGACGACAGTACCGTCGGGTTCGCTGTCGGAAAGTACGACTGCTCCAGACCGCTCATCATCGACCCGACCCTCCTCTACTCCTCGTACTTCGGCGGGTCGAACATGGACTGCATCAATCGTGTTCGCCTCGATGCGGCGGGAAATATCTACATTGCAGGATATACCCTGTCGACAGACATTCCCCTCCAGAACGCGAACCAGGGATCTGAAAGTGGAGGCAGCGACGCCTTCGTGACGGAACTGAACCCCGAGGGGACCGCGGTCCTCTACTCCACGTACTACGGCGGTTCCGGGAACGAGAACGCCCAGGGACTGAGTGTCGATGGCGCAGGGAACATCTATATCTGCGGTGGCACGACATCCGCCACAGATCTCCCCCTTCAGTCCCCCTTCCAGACAGCTAAGAACGGTACCGCGGCGGGATTTGTCGCCAAGATCAAGCCGTCCAATCCTCCCGGCTCGCAACTCGTCTTCTCCACGTACCTCGGCAGCCTCGATAGTAACCCCGGCACGGCTTCGACAACCAATACAACGGGTGCCATCTCAATCGTCGCTGACCAGTCTGGAGGGGCCTGGGTATCAGGTTATACGGACTGCACCAACTTCCCGGTCACTGCCGATGCCGCTCAGAATAAGACCGGCGGGTGGGATGACGCCTACCTTGCCAGGTTCGCCTCCGACGGGTCACTCAGTTATGCGACCTATCTCGGTGGCTCTTTGAACGAAGGGGATTCCTATTTAGATAGTTCTTCCAGTACTAAGTGTTCTATGGGGCTTGCCCTCGACGCGGCAGGTAATGTCTACATGGGTGGTTATACCAAGTCCCTCGCCTCCGCCAACAACTTCCCGATCACAGCCGGTGTATTCCAACCGATCTGTGGCGGTAACTCGGGAGCGACTGCATCTAAATACGATGGATTCGTCGCCAAGTACACCTCGAGCGGTTCGGAGGTATATGTGTCATACCTCGGTGGGAGTGCTGCTGATAAAATATACGATCTCGCTGTCGATGCTGCCGGGGCGGTCTATGTTACTGGTTTCACAAATTCCTTAACCGCGGCATACGGGTGGGCGGGGAGCGGGAGTGTCTTCCTCACGAAGATCGACCCCTCGTTCGTCTCCCTGGATTATTCGACCAAGTTTGGAGGGACTGGTAGTAGTAATCCATATGGCATCACAGTTGATGGAAGTGGCGATGCGTATGTGACTGGTTATTCGACCAGTAATGATTTCACGATCATGAATGGGACAGCAGGGGCGACCAACTCTGGTAGGGGTTTTGCCGTCAAGTACTCACCCGCTGGAACGATGCTCTACTCGACCTGTATCGGACTCGCCGATAGCACAACCTACTTCTATGGCATCGCCGTCAATGACGCGGGTGACGCTGTTGTGGGTGGTATGACCCAAGCCTCGAATTACCCGCTGACCAACTCCGCACTCCAGACGACCAACAGGGCGATCACGCCTTATTTCGATACCGGCGCCTTATCGATCCTGACCAACAAGGCCGTGGCCGGCTTCACCGCCACGCCGATCTCCGGCAACGCGCCGCTCTCCGTGCAGTTCAACGACACCTCAGCCGGCTCTCCGATGGACTGGTCCTGGGACTTCGGCGACACCACCACCTCGACCGAGCAGAACCCAATCAAGAACTACACCTCACCCGGCATCTACTCGGTCAACCTGACCGTCTCAAACTCACTTGGGAGCACGCACCTGCTCAAGACTAACTACATCACGGTTCTCGACCGCCCGGTCATGCCGGTCGCCAACTTCTCGGCGAACGTGACGACCGGCACCACTCCGCTGGCCGTGCAGTTCAACGACACCTCGCTGGGTGAAAATCTCACGAACTGGTCGTGGGCATTCGGCGATGGAAACACCTCGACCGAGCAGAACCCGGTCAACAATTACACGGCGGCCGGCACGTATACGGTCAACCTCACGGTGACGAATGCGACCGGGTCTGACAATACCGTGAAGACGAACTTCATCACCGTCACCGCACCGTTGACCCCGACGCCGACGGTCACGCCCGCACCGGGCGGCGTCCTCCCCGACTACACCGGCATCTATGTCCGGGCTGCCAACGATGGCGGCATACGGTGGGACACGGCCGGCAACGGCACGTATTACATCAACAACAACGGCGGCGGGCTGAACGCTGTCCATATTTCCACCGACCCCGCGGTCAACGCCGGGCAGGTCACCGTCTCGCCGGCCCAATCCGGGACCTTCTATGTAACGGACAGTGGGGGTCGGGGCTACCAGGACGAGGCCGTCCTGATGCTCGCGGTCAACGGTACCCTGCCGGACGATTTCGCGGTCCGGATCAAGACCAGCGGGTACACATGGACCCCCAGTTCAGCAGCGCCCTCCTCAGACGCATACACGTACCAGGCAACTGCGCTGGACGAGACCTTCAACAAGAGCGACTTCGTGTATGGGCCACAGAACTGGAAACCAAGCGGCAGCAACAGCCTCTATCCGATCTTCTATGGGGAGGATATGGCCAGCTCCGATAACCAGTTCAGCCTGGCATTCATCGACACCCGTGCTGGGTTAATCGGGAGCAAGTACACGGGCTATGCAAGCCTGATGAATGAAGGGGCCGTGAAGGTCGAGTACACCTTCACCAACCTGACGGATTCCGCGGCGTTCAATATTTATGGATGGAACAACAACGCCGGCGGGACCGGGAAGTCCGGCATGGGCTGGACCAATGCGCTCACCGGCCTAACTGCCAGTGGCTACTCGGTCACGGCTATACCCCCGGCTCCAGTCGCCGGCTTCACGGCGAACATCACGAACGGTACCGCACCACTCTCGGTCGGTTTCACCGATGCGTCGACCGGTTCTCCAATGAACTGGTCGTGGTCGTTTGGTGACGGTAACACCTCGATTGAACAGAACCCGAGCCATACCTACGCGTCAACTGGGAACTACACCGTCAACCTGACGGCGACGAACGCCGGCGGTTCCAACACCTCGGTGAAGACGAACTACATCACCGTCACCGGTTCAGGAACCCCGATGGCTCCGGTCGCCGGCTTCACGGCGAACGTGACCTCCGGTTCCTTACCACTCACGGTTCAGTTCACCGACGCCTCGACCGGCAGCCCAACGGCCTGGTCCTGGGACTTCAACAACGACGGGACGGTCGACGCCACCACACAGAACCCGACCTTCACCTATCCGAAACACGGTGTCTATTCGGTGAACCTGACGGTCACCAATTCAGATGGGACCAACACTACGATCAAATCGAATTATATCACGGTCTCCGGGGCAACGACCTGGACGGTTGGTGCCAGCGGATGTGACTTCACGACGCTGATGGATGCGATGAATAGCGCATCGGTGGTCGACGGCGATACCGTCTATGTTTACAATGGCACCTACATATTCCCCAGCACATTTTCAAAATCCATCATACTCAGTGGTGAAGATGCAAATTCTGTAACATTTGATCTCAATGGTAATCCTGCTACTCTCACGGGAACCGGGACAATAATCGAGAATGTCCGTTTCACGAATGGGCTTATGAGTTTTCCCTCCCAAGATCTTAATAATAATTTCCCGGCAAAGGACATGATAATTCGAAATTGCATCTTTGAATTGATGAAAGTGGGGTGGTCGGGATCTAGAACTACTGCTAGTGATATAACGCTATCTGGAACAAATAACACCTTTTCTGGAAATATCTTCAGAAATAATGCTGTATATTCCCTGATCTATATGACCAAGGGAGTAAATATCGTCGAAAATAATACTTTTACGAACACCAACTCCCCGCTGTATAAAGGTGCTCTAGTTAATAGGGGTGTAATAACTATCGATAATTTTGCTACGGGGTCCATAATCCGGAATAATTCATTCAGTAACAACAACATTCCCAGTCTGGAGTTATATGGAGGGGGAAAACCCGGTGCCGTCTATCTCAACCGTTTTACCGCACCCGCTGGGATAAATCCGATCATAATGTTAGGTATTGGCCCTTCACAGTTCCCATGGAGTACACCAACGGCAGTACTCTATACCTATCAGAATAAACAGTACACCGGGGTCCTCGGTAATTACTATTCCACCTACACGGGCGTGGATGCCAATGGGGATGGTATAGGGGATACCCCGTATAGTATGGGTTATAACCAGGTCGATCCTGCACCCCTGATGGCCCCGGTTGAGAGTTACTCCCCCATACTCCCGATGCCTCTGGCAGCGAACTTCACGTCGGACGTGACGACCGGCACCGCACCCCTATCGGTTGGTTTCACCGACCAGTCGACCGGCTCCCCGACGAACTGGTCGTGGTCGTTCGGTGACGGAAACACCTCGACGGTACAGAACCCGGTCTACACCTATGCGGCGGCCGGGAACTACACCGTGAACCTGACGGCGACGAACGCCGGCGGGTCCAACACCACCACGAAGACGAACTACATCACCGTCACCGGGTCAGAGACCCCGACGGCTCCGGTCGCGAATTTCAATGCGAACGTGACGAATGGCGCGGCTCCGCTCTCGGTCGGTTTCACCGACCTGTCGACCGGCTCGCCAACGAACTGGTCGTGGTCGTTCGGTGACGGAAACACCGCGACGGTGCAGAACCCGAGCCACACCTACACAGCGATCGGGAACTACACGGTTTCGCTCAACGTCTCCAACTCGGATGACTATAACATCTCAACGAAAACAGATTTCATCGACGTACTGAACACCAATTCCGCTCCGCTCTCGAACTACCGCGGCATCAACATCCGCGTAGCCAATGATGAAGGCGTGAAATATGATGTCCCGGGCGGTGTTGTTGCCAGTAACACTGACGGCATAACGTACACGTATGTTCCCAATACGTACTTTGTCAACTTCCGGCAGAACAACGGCGGGCTGAACCCCATGCACATCTCATCGGCAAGCAATGCCTGGACCGCTGCCGATATCACCAGGACCGCCAGCCAGACCGGCTCGTTCTGGATCACCTTCTCCGGTGGCCAGAAGACCGCAGCCGATGGGATCCTGATGCTGGCCGTCAATGGATCGATCCCCGATGACTTCAAGGTCCACATACGATCGAGCGGCAATGACTTTGATCCAGGAACTCCGGGCATCACCAACCAGGACCTGCCGGCTGTCTCCACCCACCTTGACGGGGCAGTAAACCAGACCTTCACGAAGAACGACTTCGTCTATGGTCCGCAGAGCTGGAAGCCGGCCGGGCAGCCAGACTACCCGATCTTTGGCGGCGAAGACCAGTCCGACCCGGCGAACCAGTACCATCTGATGTTCGTTGACCTCAGGGTCGGGGCGCTTCAGAACGCGAGCGTACCGGACAACGGTATGATCAAGGTCGATTACGAGTTCACCAATCTCTCAAGCACGGCCGTCTTCAACACCTATGGCTGGTTCATGCAGTCCAACCACGGCACCGGGACCATCATGACCAATGACGTCACCACCAGCAGTTACCAGGTTCTGGGGGCGCCCGCCCTGACAGCCCCGACGGCGAACTTCACGGCGAACGTGACGAACGGTACCGCTCCGCTCTCGGTCGGTTTCACCGATGCGTCGACCGGTTCCCCAACGAACTGGTCGTGGAACTTCGGTGACGGCAACACCTCGACGGTGCAGAACCCGGTCTACACCTACTCGGTGGCCGGAAACTACACCGTGAACTTGACGGCGACGAACGCCGGCGGATCCAACACCACCACGAAGACGAATTATATCACCGTCACCACGCCGATGACCCCGGCTCCGGTATCAAACTTCAGCGCGAACATCACGAACGGCACGGCACCGCTCTCGGTCGGGTTCACCGACCTGTCGACCGGAGCTCCGGTGACCTGGTCGTGGAACTTCGGTGACGGCAACACATCAACCCTGCAGAACCCGAGCCACACCTACGCGGCGGCTGGAAACTACACGGTGAACCTGACGGCGACGAATGCCGGCGGGAGTAACACCACCACGAAGACGAACTACATCACGGTCACCGCAGCGGTGACCCCGACGCCGACGGTCACAGCGCCGACAGGCGGCGTCCTCCCCGACTACAACAACATCTTCGTCACCATGGCGAATACCGGTGGCATCAAGTACAACGCCTTCGGCAACAACACCTACAAGATCATGTTCGAAGGTGCCGACCGCGGGCTCAACGCCCTGCACATCTCCACCGACCCGGCCGTGAACTTCGGCCAGGTGACCCAGACGGCGGCACAGTCCGGAACCTTCTACGCCACCGACTCGGGCGGCAAGGGCTACGAGGACGAGATCCTCCTCCTCGTCGCTGTGAACGGCACGGTCCCTGACGACTTCAAACTGCATGTCACGGCCGACGGCTACACCTGGACGCCGAACCCCATCAGCAACCAGCCCCCGACCTCCTCCACCTACAACGGTACCACCCTTGACGAGACCTTCACGAAGGCCGACCTCATCTACGGGCCGCAGGTCTGGAAACCGACCGGCAACGGTTACTCCTATCCGATCTACTACGGACAGGACACCGCCGACACGACCAACACCTTCAAACTGATGTTCGTCGACCTGAACGCCGGCGTGCTCAGACCGAACGCGGCGCTCACCAACCAGGGAGCCGTCCGGATCCACTACTCGTTCGAGAACCTCACCTCGCTCGCGGCCTTCAACGTCTACGGCTACTGCCAGACCTCGAACAACGGCAGCGACATGGTCGCCTGGTCGAACTCGCTCATGTCAGATCGGACCCCGAGCGGCTACTCGGTGACGGCCCCGTTGCCGGCCCCGGTCGCTGGCTTCAGCGCGAACGTGACGAACGGCACCGCTCCGCTTTCGGTCCAGTTCACCGACCTGTCAACCGGTACCCCGACCTCGTGGTCGTGGGACTTCGGTGACGGCACCACCTCGACGACACAGTCCCCGTCCCACACCTATGTGGCGGCCGGAAACTACTCGGTGAACCTGACGGCGACGAACGCCGGCGGGTCCAACACCACCACGAAGACGAACTACATCACAGTCACCACGCCGGTGACCCCGGCTCCGGTCGCGAACTTCAACGCGAGTGTGACGAACGGCACTGCCCCACTCTCGGTCGGCTTCACTGACCAGTCGACTGGCACCCCGACCTCATGGTCGTGGAACTTCGGTGACGGGAACACCTCGACGGTACAGAACCCGAGCCACACCTATACCGTGGCTGGAAACTACACTGTGAACCTGACGGCGACGAACGCTGGCGGGTCGAACACCATCACGAAAACGAACTACATCACCGTCACCGCGTCCGAGAGCCCGTCGGCTCCGGTCGCGAACTTCAACGCGAACATCACGAACGGTACCGTCCCGCTCTCGGTCGGGTTCACTGACCTGTCGACCGGAGCTCCGGTGACCTGGTCGTGGAACTTCGGTGACGGCAACACCTCGACGATGCAGAACCCGGTTCACAACTACGCGGCAGCCGGGAACTACACGGTGAACCTGACAGCGACGAATGCCGGCGGGTCCAACACCACGGTGAGGACGAACTACATCACCGTCCACGCTGTGGTGCCGCCGACAACAGAACCAACGACGGCACCGACAACAACCGTACCGACAACCATTCCAACGACGATAGCAACAACCATCGCAACAACCCTACCGACGACCATTCCAACGACGATAGCAACCACCATCGCAACGACAGTACCAACTAAAATCCCGACGACAATCCCGACGACCGTGACCCCAACCCCGACCATGCAGCCGGTGACGGCCAACTTCACGGCGAACGTGACGACTGGCCAGTCCCCGCTGTCGGTGCAGTTCACTGACCTGTCGACCGGCACGATCCGACAGTACTTCTGGCAGTTCGGTGACGGTGGGGCTTCGTTCGATAAGAACCCAGTCCACACCTACTCGGCAGCCGGCACCTACACCGTCTCCCTCGTCGCCATCGGTTCGACCGGGGCAGAGGTGAAGACAATTCCACAGTACATCACCGTCACCGGTCCGGGAACACCGACGGTCTCGCCGACCGTGACGACAACGACAACGGCGCCAACCACTACAACAACCGTCACCCCAACTGTGACGTTGACGACCGCAACGACGACCGTGACCCCGCTGCCGACCTCGTCGGGGCATGACCTGCCGATCGCGAACTTCGTGGTCACCTACCAGGCCGGCGCAGGCTCGATGGGCATCCAGGTCACCGACGCCACGACGAATGCCACCACCGTGAAGTACGACCTCGGCGACGGTACCATCACCGCCTATAAGAACTTCAAGTACACCTACTGGCAGCCCGGCACCTACACGATCAAACTGATCGCAACCAACGACGCCGGGTCTTCCACAAAGACCGTCACAGTGACGGTGCCGGCCGGTTCGCCGACGACCACGACCGTGACGCCAACTCCAACGGCGACCGTACCGGTCACACCAACAGTCACCCAGACACCCGTAAACCCGAACCTGCCGGTGGCCAACTTCACCGTCACCTTCCCCGGCGGCATCGGCTCGATGGGCATCCAGGTCACTAACACCGCGGTGAATGCGACCTCGGTCCATTATAACCTCGGCGACGGGACGACCACCGCCTATCCGAACTTCACCTACACCTACTGGCAGCCCGGTAACTACACGATCAACCAGACTGCAACCAACGCGGCCGGGTCCACCACCAGGACCATCAATGTGACCGTGCCGGCAGTGGCAACCCCAACGACAATTCCAACAACAACCATCTCGCCGACCGTGACCGGCACCGCTCCGGTCTACAACGGGACTCACACGATCCCCGGCCAGTTGCAGGCCGAGGACTACGACCTCGGCGGTGAAGGGATCGCCTACCACGACACCACCGCCGGCAACGAGGGCGGGGTCTACCGGCATGACGACGTCGACATCGAACAGATCGACACCGACAGAAGTCCGAGCGTCGGCTGGACCCGTGCTGGCGAATGGCTCGCCTATACCGTGAACATCAACACGGCCGGCACCTACACCGCCGGGTTCCGGGTCGCCTCGGCCCATGCCGGCTCGTCCGTCCAGATGTATCTCGACGACGGCGCGACACCTCTCGCCGTGGTGAACGTCCCGAACACCGGCAACGATGCGGCCTTCCAGACCCTCCAGGTCCTGGTGACCCTGCCGGCCGGGCAGCACCGGCTCGTGCTGAAGTTCCCGGGGAACTACGCCAACATCAACTGGATCAACTTCGCCTGA